The following are encoded together in the Arcticibacterium luteifluviistationis genome:
- a CDS encoding MFS transporter, with translation MDFSPSVLIDKSQLTKLQYGTIFICFLMNMLDGMDVLVISYTAPAIAKAWSISPQTLGIVFGSGLAGMTIGTLFLAPFADRIGRKSMILISGIIMGIAIYLTGFANSINELLVYRFLAGLGIGCMLASTAALTSEFTPNRSRNFWVSFVISGYPVGAVASGLVAAKVIPTQGWEEMYHYAGYASLISIPLIIFFLSESLEFYIKKQPKNALQKVNAILKKMDFDEITELPPKAEPQSAIAVGKLLSGKYKIPSLQLWLALFMAFGALFFMTSWIPKLATDAGLSMELAIYAGTVFNVGAFFGIVTQGYFSSKYGLKKTIGVILILTAVLMACFGLFVGSDFILLVFAFLGFGIQGGFVGLYAFAARMYPTEIKTTGIGWAMGAGRFGGIVGPALAGLLIGMGLTIGTNFLIFAIPALIAGIMTWINSSEDVS, from the coding sequence ATGGATTTTTCTCCTTCGGTCTTAATTGACAAAAGTCAGTTAACAAAACTCCAATACGGTACTATTTTCATTTGCTTCTTGATGAACATGCTTGACGGCATGGACGTTTTGGTTATTTCTTATACCGCTCCTGCTATTGCGAAAGCATGGTCTATTTCTCCACAAACTTTAGGAATTGTTTTTGGTTCAGGTTTAGCAGGGATGACTATTGGAACTCTATTTTTAGCTCCTTTTGCCGACAGAATAGGTAGGAAAAGCATGATTCTTATTAGTGGAATTATAATGGGTATTGCTATTTATTTAACCGGTTTTGCCAATAGTATTAATGAATTATTGGTTTACAGGTTTTTGGCAGGCTTAGGCATTGGTTGTATGTTGGCTAGTACAGCTGCTTTAACTTCAGAATTTACACCAAACAGATCGCGTAACTTTTGGGTGAGTTTTGTTATTTCGGGTTATCCAGTAGGTGCGGTAGCTTCAGGCTTGGTGGCTGCAAAGGTAATTCCGACACAAGGGTGGGAAGAGATGTATCATTATGCAGGATATGCCTCATTAATTTCTATTCCTTTAATTATCTTTTTCCTTTCGGAATCCTTAGAGTTTTATATTAAAAAGCAACCTAAAAATGCTTTACAGAAAGTAAATGCCATTTTGAAGAAGATGGACTTTGACGAAATAACTGAATTGCCACCTAAGGCGGAACCACAATCGGCAATTGCAGTGGGTAAATTACTATCGGGCAAATACAAAATTCCTTCTTTGCAGCTATGGTTAGCTCTTTTTATGGCTTTTGGGGCATTGTTTTTTATGACAAGCTGGATACCTAAATTAGCTACAGATGCAGGCTTATCAATGGAATTAGCCATTTATGCAGGTACAGTCTTTAATGTAGGAGCTTTCTTTGGCATAGTTACACAAGGCTATTTCTCTAGCAAATATGGCCTGAAGAAGACAATTGGGGTAATACTTATCTTAACGGCAGTTTTAATGGCTTGCTTTGGCTTGTTTGTAGGCTCTGATTTTATCTTGCTAGTGTTTGCTTTCTTAGGTTTTGGAATACAAGGTGGCTTTGTAGGTCTTTATGCTTTTGCCGCGAGAATGTACCCAACCGAGATAAAAACTACAGGAATAGGATGGGCTATGGGAGCAGGAAGGTTTGGCGGAATAGTAGGGCCAGCCCTAGCAGGTTTATTAATAGGGATGGGTTTAACCATCGGCACTAATTTCTTAATATTCGCTATCCCAGCTTTGATTGCAGGTATTATGACTTGGATAAATAGCTCGGAGGACGTTTCTTAG